The nucleotide window tgataactcggtgaaagcacaaatggaagcattggaaatcagaattgagaaccaactacaagaaacacttaatgatttcaaaaagagcctattagAGAgcttcagcaaatttcaacaaaattggggctcaagttctacgttgcatagatctgaaaatacagaaaaatggccccaagattgtgacacaaattactcatacatgaagatggaatttccgagatggaaagatggagatccgaccaattggatctctaaggcagaaaattttttccatttccacagaactccagaagaatccaaggtagaagtggcctcaatccagcttgagggagatgcactctagtggtacgattagtataaaactttccacggagttccttcatgggagcagatcaaaagagggcttcttgttcgctttggcccatcagaATATGAGAATACTGATTGTCAGCTCACCAAAATTCGTTAGACTTCTACAgcattagaatatcatagtaggtttgaaagattgtcaaatcaagctagagattggtcggatcgACAACttatggatacatttattgaatggcttattccagagatcgggtgtgaagttaaggctcatcaaccctgcactatgatagctacgatctcatttgcaaatctacatgagaaaaaaattagtaagaaaagatcagcaaagggtttgtactatgatgaaaaatgaagtacggagcaccgatgtaaacaaggacaacttctgatgattgaaccaattggagaggagccgaaagctaagaatgtggactccgatcatgaaggtataaattctaatgaagacgttgaacctaccgtacatacaatgcatacattaactGACTACTCTAactcgcaaactatggaagttggcggaactttggagcatcagcctattatagttttgattgataccggtagcactaacaattttatggatagtgatactattgaccgattggcccaccacattgaagactatgacatattcgaagtaaagatcgttgatggacagattttcacttatgataacaaaggttcaaagataaaattgattatatagggccagaagtttcatgcaacgattactacactgaaagaccgacttgttgcttacactatcaaaaagtggagaccatacttacttgatcaatgggttgtgaagcgttgcagatagtctatggctaaagtgctgaaagagaagctccccaagattgatgctgctcagccttgaggacaaggctgatttgaagagggaggaactgttatgaccctttttctgagcttttgaataatgtttattgagtctgtttagtctagtttattgagtcggtttggttcagttagagttaagtagaggtttatttaatatttttttattattagagttcaagtcttgatagactctgggtggaactctataaatagggatgtaattgtttcttttcagttatctatgaaaaatactattatgtcttttgacaacccctaggaggccgatcccctcgaagcgatcgttatcatccccatttctcccctttcttccacgataagattttagggtcttatcatttggtatcagagcgatgataagactttaggatcttatcatttggtatcagagcgatgataagactttaggatcttatcagctTTAGTAGCGGATCAGCGCGCTGTACGGTGCTTCGCAAACTTTATCAAAGTGAAGCATGGAAGCTATTCTGCCAAAAGGCATCTTGGAAAGAAGACGAAAGTTGTCCGCATGATACAGAGGAATGAGGGTAAGATTGTTGAGAAGTGTCAAGGCCTACCACTAGCTGTTGTGGCCATAGCCCGAATCATGTCACTCAAAAGGAAAACTGAGACAGAATGGAAACATGTTTATGAGAAACTAAGTTGGGAGTTCACTAACATCCCAAGCTTGGACAGTGTATAGCAGGTTCTGAACATGAGCTATGGTGATCTACCAAGTCATTTTAAGAATTGCATCTAACATTGTAGCATCTTTCAGGATTATAAACTCGAGAAAGAAGTTGATCAGGCTTTGGAGCTGAAAGTTTTGTCCGAGACAGAGCAACACAGACTTGGAAGAAGTTGCAGAAGAATTTCTCAATGAACTCATCCATCGGTCCATGCTGCACATCGTAGAGAGGAATAGCTTTGCAAGGGTGTGTGATTTAACTCTATCAACAGccacaaaagaaaattttagtaccACGTGGAAAGATTCAGAATAAGCACATCTGGGCGATGAATCTCGGCGATTGTCAGTTCACAACTGTGCCACTAACAGCATCTTGATCCCGATGGATTTTTCTCGGATTCGGTCTTTGTTCGTATTCAAGCGTGACTCATCTCTAACCAGCTTGATATACTCTATATCATGTCATGCTAGATATCTGAGAGTTATAGATCCAGAGAATGCAGATATTGACAGAATTCCTGATGTGTTTATGGATCTATTTAACCTGCACTATTTGGGTTTGAGGAAGACAAAGGTTAAACAGGTTCCAGACTACATAGGGCGGCTTCTTTATCTTCAAACCTTGGATCTCTGTTACACTCAAATACAGAAGCTACCAAAAGGAATTACCCAATTATAGAAACTATGGCACCTGCTCGCTCTTAGTTTGAAAGAGGAAAGCCGTCAAGTTTTTCATTTCTTGGCCTATGTAAAAGTTCCAAATGGCCTGCAAATCTTACGAGCTTACAACACATTGACATTGCTGCAGATGAGGAGTCAGTGGAGTGACTTGGGAACTTGACCCATCTCAGATTTGCTCAACGTATCTGAAGTTCGAGGAATCGACTGCCCAGAATTGAGTGCCTCAACATCGCAAATGCCTTTACAAGTTGTGCATCACTGCTTACAACGAGTATGAGGGTTCTCTGGTTGCAAGATATCAGCCCCATCCTCAAGAATCTTGAAAAGCTCCATCTTCATGGGAAGACTTGTGGAACCAGTCGTAAAGGAGCAACTCCATGCACGATGACTCGTCGGGCAGCTTAAGGCATGTGTGGTTGTTGTATCACTAATCATCGCCCGACTGAAATCACAAATCAGGGATATGGCATGCATCTGGAGGGGAAGAGGGGGTTGGGTCAACGGCAGTACAATTTTGGATGGGCACCATGTTCATGGCTCTGTATTGCAGTCCTGGGCTTTCGCTGCTCTCGGAGTAAATCTTCAGGAGCTGCGCTTAGGCTGGAGTGGACTGAAGGAAGATCCACTTCCAGCTCTCTACCACCTTCACAATTTTTCAGTGCACTATGTTCACAAGGCATACGATGGTGAGCAGCTATGCTTCAGCACAGACTGGTTCCCTAAACTTGAAGAGCTTCGTCTACTTCATTTATGTCTCAAAAGGATCATAATAGAGAAAGGTTCCATAGCCAACCTGCGAGTTCTAATAATGGAAGGCTTGCTGAAATTGATGATTTTCCCCAAAGTTATTGAGTTCCTAACTTTCCTTCGGAAACTATACTTCAAAGAGTGCAATGACTTCTACCACATGATCCAGGGAGATCGGAGAAGCAGTGTGGAACACATTCCAAAAGTCTTGGGCAAAAACCAAATTGATGGTACGAAGACCATTGAAGTCTTAAGCTGACCCAATGGCAAAACACATCCTGCTCTTTCGCAGGTACTCAATTTCGAAATCCCACCTGGCTTGCTTGTCTCTCGGTCTCTGCTTATTCTCATAATTTATCCATTGTTGTATGGGTACAAAATTGTTTGCTATACCATGCACACAAAAGGGTGGAGTCACTCTGGCCACTAGCCAGTTAATGAATGAAAAATGTTTTTTGGGCAGAAGTAAACATTCTTGAAACCTTTTACGAGGGACATGGCCTTAATTGATCTGATGTGGAGGACACACATGAGCCCCGGTCATCAGGGTAAGAGAAGCTACATCACTCCTAAAGAATCTCATGGGTGATTCATTCACCCTAAACAATAGAGTCTAATGTATTTTAATATACTTCATAGTATTATATTTTCAATTTGCATTTGAACTTTCTTTGGCTTATTCAATTTTAAATAAACACAAATAATGAGTAGATATTGATGCATGCACGTTCCCATATcaatgaaattatctttttgtacaACAGGGTATTAAATGCATGCTTAATAGTTTAATCCACATCCATGTAGGTATGGCAACATATTTATACGTATTTGAGTAAAATATTTACATTTCATGAGGAGGGAAACCATTCTCATTGTGAACTCGTATCATTCTCATTTTTATGCCTCAAAATCTTACAAGATTGAAGAAAATGAGACATGCAAGTTCCACAACTCAATTTTGAAGAACTAAATCTGCATATTCTAGCCTCCAGGAGCCAATTCTGCAAACCACTCCATGCTGCTGTCAACAATTGCCACTGCAAGAACCAAGACCGGGAAACTGTCATATCAACTCATTGGAGCCTAGTCCTGGAGAGCAACACAATCTGTTGACGCCTGTCGCCAAAGAACAACACAATTTGTTAGAACAAAGTCTTGGAGGACATGACATCTTCCAAAAGTGATCTAGGGAAAAAATGAGGTACGTTGCGGAGTTTCATGAATCAAATTTATGTCTTATTTTTGTATGAAGTAATCACTCCAATTATATAGCAAGCAATAAATCACTTTTTTATTAGAGTTCATGGTTAATGTTCTCTTCTGATACCGATTAAAAATTCTATCCAATTTGCTAATGAAATTATTGATGTATTTCCATTCATATGTGAGAGATTGTATTCATGTATCAACTCATTGCTCATAAAACATTAGTTGAACCAAAATAGTTGGATGGGTTGTTATTATTGTAGCCGATTTGTATGATTGAAAGCTTGAGATTTTTATTGGTACTTCtgttacctttttttttctttttatttatttattgtatttTAAATATCAGGGACTTATCTCTGCTATTGTTGTACTACATATCTGATGACGTATATATGTGATAATATTGTTATAAGATCCAATGATGTATATGTTATCATATTGTTATTGAGTTACTTTGTTGGACTCTTGTTATTTTCGGAAAGACATTTGTCCTCATTTCCATTATTGGTcagaaataattatatatttaggcTGAACTGCTATACACTGTGATTTCTCTTCCCCCAAAAAGATTTCTAGTTCCACCTGATATGATATCCAACGCAATCATGCAATTTTCGGAGAGGAGATTAAGGTGGCTTTGCATTGTAATGTCCCCAAGTTTTCCAACCTGTAATAAGATAGGCAATTGGAGAGGTGACTCACTACACACCATCCACTATATAGTTTGATCTAAAATATGTTATAAAACAGTAGTttgatttaaatatattataagtGCAAATCCAAATTCACGGTCTCACCGACACTCAacattgattcacatacatactcGTTACTTGTGGCAGTAGtagcacaagaaactgcatcattACCGGCTCCACCCGCTTTCCACACATCTCCTTGCATCAGAGGTAATGGCATCATTCGATCACTATAAATCAAGCCGACGCCCGTGCCACCACGCACCACTGCAGGAACTCCCCATAGCAATGGCCTACCCGTCATCGGCTGCGTCCCCGGACCGTGCCTACCGAAGAAACCAGCTCCGGCGCTGACACTAGCGCGCCATGAAGGGTGGTGAGGCAAACGAAGGCAGTCACTGAGGCCGCACACACTGTGGCCACCGGTCTCCATGGCCGGACCGAACTGAACATGCCTCGTCCGCAGACGCTGGCGCTTGTGCGCGTTTTGGTGCCCGCCGAGGGCTTGAGAGGTGGGGAAGTGGCGGCAGCAGTAGTGGCACCCGAAGCGGCGGCCGCTCTTGCTCctgccgccgtcgccgccgcgaTCGCGGGAGACGTCGATGCCGAAGAGGCGGATGCCGGAGATGGCGGAGGAAGGATTCTTGCAGGCGGCAAGATCATGGGTCGCGAGCTCATCCATCTTGGTCGGAGGTGTGTGATAGGCTTAGAGAAAACAGGATTTTGGGGGGGTGGGGAGAGAGAATATATAGATCTTG belongs to Musa acuminata AAA Group cultivar baxijiao chromosome BXJ1-11, Cavendish_Baxijiao_AAA, whole genome shotgun sequence and includes:
- the LOC135596435 gene encoding zinc finger protein 8-like; translation: MDELATHDLAACKNPSSAISGIRLFGIDVSRDRGGDGGRSKSGRRFGCHYCCRHFPTSQALGGHQNAHKRQRLRTRHVQFGPAMETGGHSVCGLSDCLRLPHHPSWRASVSAGAGFFGRHGPGTQPMTGRPLLWGVPAVVRGGTGVGLIYSDRMMPLPLMQGDVWKAGGAGNDAVSCATTATSNEYVCESMLSVGETVNLDLHL